In the genome of Bacillus sp. S3, one region contains:
- a CDS encoding YheC/YheD family protein: protein MSFSLTPIKLMPNKRAYQDERHIQMSNQLVSHLHLQKNRELHLTIGKKTITAHVQTSNIPANEIHIPEHMLIECNLPIQNHTFHAVVFQESHTLKLGPVIGLLTDIPSTKIEEPHFRTIHLFCEELHHGITELGGFFYVFSHDQFPSLGYYLKNEKWIPAELPLPNVIYNRIHSRKLEQTELFKKFRQKLDQLVIPFFNDRFLSKWEVYEKLKDENQLHSYIPETKIFSKEHLYDFAEKYQTIFLKPIHGSQGRNIFKLKKESDRHYSFQTSLTTVSDKFNQLFSLDEMYQQIKPLIHNRIYIIQQGISFMTNECKAIDFRVLCHKTHMHHWAVTSTVARIAAETEFVSNLARGGTITRPLNALRTCMSPKQSSEALALIKELALETAAVISRQSEGITGELGIDIGIDYEGKPWLIEVNSKPSKNFEDGLGKIRPSAKAIIQFCTILAFDSAIEKEDYE from the coding sequence ATGTCATTTTCATTAACCCCCATTAAACTAATGCCTAACAAACGGGCTTATCAGGATGAACGCCATATCCAAATGTCCAATCAATTAGTCAGCCATTTACACTTACAAAAGAACCGTGAGTTACACCTTACGATAGGGAAAAAGACGATTACTGCACATGTGCAAACAAGTAACATTCCTGCCAACGAGATTCACATTCCGGAACATATGCTGATAGAGTGCAATCTTCCGATTCAAAACCATACCTTTCATGCAGTGGTTTTCCAAGAAAGTCACACCCTTAAGCTGGGTCCAGTGATTGGATTATTAACCGACATTCCATCGACTAAAATTGAGGAGCCGCACTTTCGCACCATTCATTTATTTTGTGAGGAGCTCCATCACGGCATAACTGAACTGGGCGGCTTTTTTTACGTTTTTTCACACGATCAATTTCCTAGTCTAGGTTATTACCTAAAAAATGAAAAATGGATTCCGGCAGAGCTTCCCTTGCCTAATGTCATCTACAACCGGATTCATTCTCGAAAACTCGAACAAACAGAGCTCTTCAAGAAGTTTCGTCAAAAACTTGACCAGCTGGTCATTCCATTTTTTAATGACCGCTTTCTTTCAAAATGGGAAGTGTATGAGAAGTTAAAGGATGAAAACCAACTTCATTCCTATATACCTGAAACAAAAATATTTTCAAAGGAACATCTTTATGATTTTGCCGAAAAATATCAAACGATCTTTCTAAAACCGATACATGGCAGTCAGGGGAGAAACATTTTCAAATTGAAGAAGGAATCGGACCGCCATTACTCATTCCAAACTTCATTAACAACCGTGTCTGACAAATTTAATCAATTGTTTTCTCTGGATGAAATGTATCAACAAATCAAACCGCTCATTCATAATCGAATCTACATCATTCAGCAAGGCATTTCATTTATGACGAATGAATGTAAAGCCATAGATTTCAGAGTTTTATGTCATAAAACTCACATGCATCATTGGGCAGTAACCTCAACTGTTGCAAGGATTGCCGCCGAAACTGAGTTTGTTTCAAATCTAGCACGAGGCGGAACCATTACACGTCCGCTGAATGCCTTACGAACTTGCATGAGTCCAAAGCAATCTTCAGAAGCACTGGCCCTCATTAAGGAATTAGCACTGGAAACCGCTGCGGTGATTAGCCGCCAATCCGAAGGAATAACGGGAGAGCTCGGCATCGACATTGGTATTGATTATGAAGGAAAACCTTGGTTAATCGAGGTGAATTCTAAACCTTCCAAAAACTTCGAGGATGGTTTAGGAAAAATAAGACCGTCAGCAAAAGCTATTATACAATTTTGTACGATCCTGGCATTTGATTCTGCGATAGAAAAGGAGGACTATGAATGA
- a CDS encoding YlbF family regulator, translated as MAVNLYDSAYALETAIRQSPEYTQLQQAYNQVNADPQAKQMFDQFRQIQMNLQQKQMMGQDISEQEIQQAQSTVGLVQQNPKISHLMEAEQRMSMIIGELNKIIMKPLEDLYGNM; from the coding sequence ATGGCAGTTAACTTATACGATTCCGCATATGCGTTAGAGACAGCAATCCGCCAAAGTCCGGAGTACACACAATTACAACAGGCATATAACCAGGTAAATGCAGACCCGCAGGCAAAGCAAATGTTTGACCAGTTTAGACAAATTCAAATGAACCTGCAGCAGAAACAAATGATGGGCCAGGATATTTCTGAACAAGAAATTCAACAGGCACAATCAACAGTTGGACTTGTCCAGCAAAATCCAAAAATTTCACATCTGATGGAAGCTGAACAGCGGATGAGCATGATCATCGGTGAATTAAACAAGATTATTATGAAACCATTAGAAGACCTATACGGAAATATGTAA
- a CDS encoding Cof-type HAD-IIB family hydrolase, translating into MIYRLLALNIDGTLLQSNGKIHKSTKEAIEYVQQKGIYVTLVTSRSFPSAKKVAKALKIKSPLITHQGAYIAGAETKPIYVKRINEDITYDTVRLLETLPCQIRLVHEQFSLANKLKLHNQLLAKTVFTSGDPVFYSQQFVSTLSEYLHDQPVTTPKIEVYFEDQQDLKDAKNALANMFTEVDVIELDSLRLDIVAAGVSKLTGLTYLGNQLGIRKSEMVYIGDSLDDIPLIEAAGLGVSMWNADFKVKRASDWVTRSKNEHGVAYMVKEHFRKQQPIEFLRKMKIIKN; encoded by the coding sequence ATGATTTATCGCTTGCTTGCGTTAAATATTGATGGAACGCTTCTCCAATCCAATGGAAAAATTCATAAATCAACAAAAGAAGCTATTGAGTATGTCCAGCAAAAAGGAATTTACGTAACGCTCGTCACATCTCGCAGCTTCCCTTCAGCTAAAAAAGTGGCTAAAGCGTTAAAAATAAAATCACCGCTCATCACCCATCAAGGGGCATATATTGCGGGTGCTGAGACAAAACCAATTTATGTAAAAAGAATTAATGAGGATATTACCTATGATACAGTCCGACTTTTAGAGACGTTACCATGCCAAATCCGCCTCGTCCATGAACAATTTTCATTAGCCAATAAGTTAAAGCTTCACAATCAGTTGCTGGCAAAAACAGTCTTCACTTCGGGTGATCCTGTTTTCTATTCACAACAATTTGTGTCTACATTGAGCGAATATTTACATGACCAGCCGGTAACTACCCCGAAAATTGAGGTATATTTTGAAGACCAACAAGATTTAAAGGATGCTAAAAATGCATTAGCTAACATGTTTACCGAGGTTGACGTCATTGAGCTTGATTCGTTACGGCTGGATATTGTTGCTGCAGGTGTCTCAAAACTAACAGGACTAACCTATCTGGGCAACCAGCTTGGCATTCGAAAGAGTGAAATGGTTTATATCGGTGATAGTTTGGACGATATCCCGCTCATTGAAGCCGCCGGTCTTGGTGTATCTATGTGGAATGCCGATTTCAAAGTAAAACGAGCGTCTGACTGGGTAACAAGGTCAAAAAATGAACATGGTGTTGCCTATATGGTCAAAGAGCATTTCCGCAAACAACAGCCAATTGAGTTTTTAAGAAAAATGAAAATTATTAAAAATTAA
- a CDS encoding coproporphyrinogen III oxidase: MKISIIGLEDERFNRPLQLIANLFFEETKILMGDAEDADLKIKFTLQVYEHIIVSAALHDMSGKVLTSRYQKEMIPVDSEKERFKQIKNAMAHVYLTVLQDLTGITQKWGILTGIRPTKLLHRKVREGIPLQKAHQQLKDDYLITDEKIELMQQIVDRQLAVVPDLYSLQNEVSIYIGIPFCPTKCAYCTFPAYAINGRQGSVDSFLGGLHYEMKKIGAWLKENGVRITTVYYGGGTPTSITAEEMDMLYEEMYASFPDVKQIREITVEAGRPDTITPEKLDVLNKWDIDRISINPQSYTQETLKAIGRHHTVTETIDKYHMARSMGMNNINMDLIIGLPGEGISEFTHSLAETEKLMPESLTVHTLSFKRASEMTKNKEKYKVADREEVEKMMELAQNWTKDHGYVPYYLYRQKNILGNLENVGYSRPEQESIYNIMIMEEQQTIIGLGCGAASKFIDPVSGKITHFANPKDPKSYNDGFEAYTDEKIKILNELFSSKESPA; encoded by the coding sequence ATGAAAATTTCGATAATAGGATTAGAGGATGAAAGATTTAACCGGCCGCTGCAGCTCATTGCCAATTTATTTTTTGAAGAGACAAAGATACTTATGGGTGATGCTGAAGACGCCGACCTCAAAATAAAATTTACTTTACAGGTTTATGAACATATCATTGTTTCTGCAGCATTACATGATATGAGCGGGAAAGTACTTACCTCTCGCTATCAAAAAGAAATGATACCAGTTGATTCCGAAAAGGAAAGATTCAAGCAAATAAAAAATGCCATGGCCCATGTCTATTTAACTGTGCTTCAGGATTTGACAGGCATTACGCAAAAATGGGGTATTTTGACAGGGATCAGACCAACCAAATTACTTCATCGGAAAGTGCGTGAAGGGATACCGTTACAGAAAGCGCATCAGCAATTAAAGGATGATTATTTAATCACCGACGAGAAGATTGAACTGATGCAGCAAATTGTTGACCGCCAGCTTGCTGTTGTTCCTGACCTGTACTCGCTTCAAAATGAAGTTAGTATCTATATTGGCATCCCATTTTGCCCGACAAAATGTGCCTATTGCACATTCCCTGCCTACGCCATTAACGGAAGGCAAGGCTCGGTCGATTCTTTCTTAGGCGGTCTTCACTATGAAATGAAGAAAATTGGTGCCTGGCTGAAAGAGAATGGAGTCCGGATTACAACCGTCTACTATGGCGGGGGCACCCCGACAAGCATTACAGCGGAAGAGATGGATATGCTTTATGAGGAAATGTACGCGTCGTTTCCGGATGTGAAACAGATCCGTGAAATTACGGTTGAGGCGGGCCGTCCGGATACAATTACACCTGAAAAATTAGACGTTTTAAACAAATGGGATATCGATCGGATTAGCATCAATCCGCAATCCTATACGCAGGAAACATTAAAGGCAATAGGCAGACATCATACTGTTACGGAAACGATTGACAAATACCATATGGCACGAAGTATGGGTATGAATAATATTAATATGGATCTAATTATTGGGTTACCGGGTGAGGGGATTTCTGAATTTACCCATTCCTTGGCTGAAACGGAAAAGCTGATGCCTGAATCCTTGACCGTTCATACCTTATCATTCAAGCGGGCATCAGAAATGACCAAAAATAAAGAGAAATATAAGGTCGCGGATCGCGAAGAGGTCGAAAAGATGATGGAGCTTGCCCAAAATTGGACGAAAGATCATGGCTATGTGCCTTATTATTTGTACAGACAAAAGAACATTCTCGGCAATCTTGAGAATGTCGGCTACTCCCGCCCAGAACAGGAAAGTATCTATAATATTATGATCATGGAGGAGCAGCAGACGATTATCGGACTTGGCTGCGGGGCAGCAAGTAAATTTATTGATCCCGTTTCCGGGAAGATTACTCACTTTGCCAACCCTAAGGATCCGAAATCCTATAATGATGGGTTTGAAGCCTACACCGATGAAAAAATAAAAATATTAAACGAACTATTCTCTAGTAAAGAATCTCCTGCTTAA
- a CDS encoding long-chain fatty acid--CoA ligase: protein MMQTPLTMTQMIERAEKFFPKKQVVSRTASGIHRFTYKQIAERTRRLADGLTKLGVTKGERVGTLAWNHHRHLEAYFAIPCMGAVLHTINIRLSPQHISYIINHAEDKVLLIDADILPLLESCAAELKTVKAFIIMTDEKELPETKLSPVYHYEHLLEEANPEFNYPSNLDENDPAGMCYTSATTGNPKGVVYSHRGIFLHSLALGLADSAAISEKDIALTVVPMFHANAWGMPFAGVWFGTTLVLPGPYFTPKLLAELIEQEKVTITSGVPTIWLGLLKELEEGNYDLSSLRGILCGGSAAPKGMIKAFEQKYKVPFMHAYGMTETSPLALFSTLKSYQEDLDYEERLNLRAKQGTLVPGLEMKIIGKDGEVAWDGKEMGELCLRGPWIASEYYKDERTKDAFHDGWLYTGDVVTIDEEGFVKIVDRTKDIIKSGGEWISSVDLENALMAHEAVFEAAVVAVPHERWQERPLACVVLKDAYKGKITKEELLAFLTPQFAKWWIPDEILFLNVIPKTSVGKFLKMALRDQVQKEVSRKNE from the coding sequence ATGATGCAAACACCTTTAACGATGACGCAAATGATTGAAAGAGCGGAAAAGTTTTTTCCTAAGAAACAGGTTGTATCAAGAACGGCAAGCGGCATCCACAGGTTTACCTACAAACAAATAGCCGAAAGAACGAGAAGGCTTGCTGATGGCCTGACAAAATTAGGGGTTACAAAAGGTGAGAGGGTCGGTACCCTAGCCTGGAATCATCACCGCCACCTGGAAGCCTATTTTGCAATACCGTGTATGGGAGCTGTTCTCCACACCATTAATATCCGTTTATCACCTCAGCATATATCCTACATTATTAATCACGCTGAAGATAAGGTTCTTCTTATTGACGCGGACATCCTGCCATTACTTGAAAGCTGTGCAGCCGAATTAAAAACCGTGAAAGCATTTATTATTATGACTGATGAAAAAGAATTGCCGGAAACAAAACTCTCTCCCGTCTATCATTATGAACATCTGTTAGAAGAAGCAAATCCAGAATTCAACTATCCGTCCAATCTTGATGAAAATGATCCTGCCGGTATGTGCTATACATCGGCGACAACAGGCAATCCAAAAGGAGTCGTCTACTCCCATAGAGGAATTTTCCTGCACAGTTTGGCTTTAGGTCTTGCTGACAGTGCGGCCATAAGTGAGAAAGATATTGCACTGACTGTTGTTCCAATGTTCCATGCAAATGCATGGGGAATGCCATTTGCGGGGGTCTGGTTTGGTACTACACTCGTTCTTCCAGGCCCGTATTTCACGCCAAAATTACTGGCGGAGTTAATTGAACAAGAAAAAGTCACGATTACAAGCGGTGTTCCGACGATCTGGCTCGGGTTACTTAAAGAACTAGAAGAAGGTAACTATGATTTAAGCAGTTTAAGGGGCATTTTATGCGGCGGGTCGGCTGCACCAAAAGGGATGATTAAAGCCTTTGAGCAAAAATATAAGGTGCCATTCATGCACGCCTATGGAATGACGGAAACAAGTCCGCTTGCGCTCTTCTCCACATTAAAAAGTTACCAAGAGGATTTGGATTATGAGGAAAGACTTAATTTGCGGGCCAAGCAAGGAACTCTTGTGCCTGGGCTGGAAATGAAAATCATTGGAAAGGATGGCGAAGTTGCCTGGGACGGCAAAGAAATGGGCGAATTATGCCTTCGGGGCCCATGGATTGCCTCTGAATATTATAAGGATGAGCGAACAAAAGATGCCTTCCATGATGGTTGGCTTTATACGGGGGACGTTGTCACGATTGATGAAGAAGGTTTCGTGAAAATTGTTGACCGAACAAAGGATATTATTAAAAGCGGCGGCGAATGGATTTCATCCGTTGATTTAGAAAATGCCTTAATGGCACATGAGGCAGTGTTCGAAGCGGCAGTTGTTGCCGTACCGCATGAAAGATGGCAGGAACGGCCGCTAGCCTGTGTCGTGTTAAAGGATGCTTATAAAGGAAAAATTACCAAGGAAGAATTATTAGCGTTTCTAACCCCGCAGTTTGCCAAGTGGTGGATTCCAGATGAAATCCTTTTCCTTAATGTAATCCCTAAAACATCTGTTGGTAAATTCCTGAAGATGGCCTTACGGGACCAAGTCCAAAAAGAAGTATCGCGAAAAAATGAATAA
- a CDS encoding enoyl-CoA hydratase codes for MSMHFVTDKVNLRIDGRVATLEMNRPESLNAMDTEVIKGLVYQLKEISDSDDIDIVVITGKGKAFSAGGDIKTMLSNMNENDFFPVMDCISELIITLYSMPKLTISAVTGAAAGLGFSLALATDYIIADKSSKLAMNFIGIGLIPDGGAHFFLEKRLGETKAKQVIWDGKMLSADEAFNIGLIQEVAAGELQEALDSRVSDWLSRPVQAMIKTKKIMAEKNRPQLLKILELEKHGQQKMRETIDHQEGIKAFIEKRKPRFIGK; via the coding sequence ATGTCGATGCATTTTGTAACAGATAAGGTAAATTTGCGGATTGATGGACGTGTGGCAACACTTGAAATGAACAGACCTGAAAGCTTAAATGCAATGGATACAGAAGTTATTAAGGGGCTTGTTTACCAGCTTAAAGAAATTAGCGATTCAGATGATATTGACATTGTGGTGATAACAGGTAAAGGCAAGGCCTTTTCAGCTGGCGGTGATATTAAAACCATGCTTTCCAACATGAATGAAAACGATTTCTTCCCTGTTATGGATTGTATAAGTGAATTAATTATAACTCTTTACAGCATGCCTAAGCTAACCATTAGTGCTGTTACAGGTGCTGCAGCAGGTTTGGGATTTAGTTTAGCATTGGCAACAGACTATATTATCGCAGACAAATCAAGCAAACTGGCAATGAATTTTATTGGAATTGGTCTGATCCCTGACGGCGGCGCCCACTTTTTTTTAGAAAAGAGATTGGGTGAAACGAAGGCAAAGCAGGTGATCTGGGATGGGAAAATGCTAAGTGCCGACGAGGCGTTTAACATTGGGCTGATTCAAGAGGTTGCGGCTGGTGAACTTCAGGAGGCATTGGATTCAAGAGTTTCCGATTGGTTAAGCCGCCCGGTTCAGGCGATGATTAAAACAAAAAAAATTATGGCCGAGAAGAATCGGCCGCAATTATTGAAAATATTAGAATTAGAAAAACATGGCCAGCAAAAAATGCGTGAAACGATTGATCATCAAGAAGGAATCAAAGCCTTTATTGAAAAAAGGAAACCGAGGTTTATCGGAAAATAA
- a CDS encoding YhzD family protein, with translation MKMYKLTAFEANGEKLLDESFQAENDEVAKRHGEQLLLEKDLLGKTHRCTSPSGKLLLFHS, from the coding sequence ATGAAGATGTATAAATTAACAGCATTTGAAGCAAACGGTGAAAAGCTATTAGACGAAAGCTTTCAAGCTGAAAATGACGAGGTAGCGAAGAGACATGGGGAACAGTTATTATTGGAGAAAGATTTACTAGGAAAAACGCATCGCTGCACATCACCGAGCGGCAAGCTCTTGCTTTTCCATTCATGA
- a CDS encoding ABC transporter ATP-binding protein produces MVLKLEHVTKRFGQFTAVDDLSLTIPEKEMFGFLGANGAGKTTTFRMILGLLDSTAGRITWDDRPIDYSTSKLVGYLPEERGLYPKLKVRDQIVYLARLRGMQKSEAITELKKWLERFKIPEYENKRVEELSKGNQQKIQFIAAVVHNPKLIILDEPFSGLDPVNVEMLKEAVLSLKQNGATIVFSSHQMHHAEEMCEHLCIMQKGKPVVQGSLKEIKREFGKKNLMIHADFPLESLAHFPGVVKATKTMEGILLQIKGEQVSDSILKEIVGKGFIRKFALEEPSLNDIFIEKVGNSYE; encoded by the coding sequence ATGGTTTTAAAACTTGAACATGTTACTAAACGGTTTGGGCAATTTACGGCCGTTGACGATTTATCCTTAACGATTCCGGAAAAAGAAATGTTTGGTTTCCTAGGAGCAAACGGTGCAGGGAAAACAACTACGTTCCGGATGATATTAGGTTTGCTCGACAGCACGGCCGGGAGAATCACATGGGATGATCGACCGATCGATTATTCGACTAGCAAACTGGTTGGCTATCTGCCGGAGGAAAGAGGTTTATACCCTAAGCTGAAAGTCCGTGACCAAATCGTCTATTTAGCGAGATTAAGAGGAATGCAGAAGAGTGAGGCCATAACCGAGCTTAAAAAGTGGCTGGAACGATTTAAAATTCCCGAGTACGAGAATAAAAGGGTAGAGGAACTATCAAAGGGGAATCAGCAGAAAATCCAATTCATTGCGGCTGTTGTACATAATCCGAAATTAATTATTCTTGATGAGCCATTTAGCGGACTTGATCCGGTAAATGTTGAAATGTTAAAAGAAGCTGTTTTAAGTCTAAAACAAAATGGGGCAACCATCGTATTTTCAAGCCACCAAATGCATCATGCCGAAGAAATGTGCGAGCATCTTTGCATCATGCAAAAAGGAAAACCGGTAGTTCAAGGTTCTTTAAAGGAAATTAAACGTGAGTTTGGCAAAAAGAATTTGATGATCCATGCTGATTTTCCTTTAGAATCATTGGCTCATTTTCCTGGGGTGGTTAAAGCAACCAAGACGATGGAAGGAATTCTTTTACAGATTAAGGGGGAGCAAGTGTCAGATAGTATCTTAAAAGAGATTGTTGGCAAAGGGTTCATCCGAAAATTTGCACTTGAAGAACCGTCTTTAAATGACATTTTTATCGAGAAAGTAGGTAATTCATATGAATAA
- a CDS encoding ABC transporter permease, whose amino-acid sequence MNNFWIILFHTYLNKLKSKSFIVTTIMTVIIVLALTNINNIINLFDKNGGKDNVAVLDETGELYAPFKQQLKTINKDINLTLYKGSKEEAVKEVEKGDVNGVILLRVNDEKLPEATYKAMSIADSALFTDLQTAMQQVKTMLAASQINLAPAQLQKLYEPVSFEKVALERNAKTEEELNQARGLVYVLLFIIYFAVIMYANMIAMEVATEKSSRVMEILISSVSPIKQMFAKILGIGLLSLTQLAAFLIVGYYSLTKNMESLKEGFFGVYGFGEIPVGTIIYAVIFFILGYFLYATLAAFLGSLVSRIEDVQQMITPMTLLVVAGFMIAMFGLGKPDASFITATSYIPFFTPMIMFLRVGMLTIPAWEALVGIAILIATIIVLAIFGARVYRGGVLMYGKSNSYKDIKRAIQLTKNE is encoded by the coding sequence ATGAATAATTTTTGGATTATCCTTTTTCATACCTATTTAAACAAACTAAAAAGTAAATCGTTCATCGTCACCACGATTATGACGGTGATCATCGTATTAGCCCTGACAAATATCAATAATATCATTAATCTTTTTGATAAGAATGGTGGAAAAGACAATGTGGCCGTATTGGATGAAACTGGGGAACTTTACGCCCCATTTAAACAACAACTTAAAACAATTAACAAAGATATAAACTTAACGCTTTATAAAGGCAGTAAAGAGGAAGCGGTAAAGGAAGTAGAAAAGGGAGACGTAAATGGAGTTATACTGTTACGGGTAAATGATGAAAAACTTCCTGAAGCGACCTATAAAGCCATGAGTATTGCGGATTCTGCCCTATTTACTGACCTTCAGACAGCTATGCAGCAGGTAAAGACGATGCTTGCGGCCTCACAGATTAATTTGGCTCCGGCGCAGCTGCAGAAGCTCTATGAACCGGTATCCTTTGAGAAAGTTGCACTTGAGAGAAATGCCAAAACGGAAGAAGAGCTTAATCAGGCCCGGGGTCTCGTTTACGTTCTGTTGTTCATCATTTATTTTGCCGTGATTATGTATGCCAACATGATTGCGATGGAAGTAGCGACGGAAAAGTCCTCAAGGGTCATGGAGATATTAATTTCCAGTGTCTCGCCAATTAAGCAAATGTTTGCAAAAATTTTAGGGATTGGCCTATTAAGTCTTACGCAATTAGCAGCATTTTTAATTGTAGGTTATTATTCATTAACAAAAAATATGGAATCGTTAAAAGAAGGCTTTTTTGGTGTATATGGGTTTGGCGAGATTCCTGTCGGGACCATCATCTATGCGGTTATCTTCTTTATTCTCGGCTATTTTCTATATGCCACTCTTGCGGCCTTTTTGGGCTCACTTGTCAGCCGGATTGAAGATGTCCAGCAGATGATTACACCGATGACGTTGCTCGTAGTGGCAGGATTTATGATTGCCATGTTTGGCCTTGGAAAACCTGATGCCTCGTTCATTACAGCGACGTCCTATATTCCTTTCTTCACACCGATGATTATGTTTTTACGTGTTGGGATGCTGACAATCCCGGCTTGGGAGGCATTAGTAGGAATCGCCATTCTTATCGCAACGATCATAGTGTTAGCAATATTTGGGGCCAGAGTATATCGAGGCGGCGTCTTAATGTATGGAAAGTCTAATTCCTATAAAGATATTAAAAGGGCAATACAATTAACAAAGAATGAATAG